A genomic stretch from Bacillus sp. N1-1 includes:
- a CDS encoding NUDIX hydrolase: MSKRGKVWLAAAGIVEYESKYLVVMKKYGGLKGKWSFPAGFVDPGETVDEAAVREVYEETGIVAETIGIAGIRSGVINNDISDNLVVFHMKRTGGTEITETAEIATCAFLTKEELLADPRTSSMIPSFLNGMDQFMTEMNPGNQFQYTTYKLMYHTPK, translated from the coding sequence TTGAGCAAACGAGGGAAAGTGTGGCTTGCCGCTGCAGGCATCGTTGAGTATGAATCAAAATATCTAGTCGTGATGAAGAAATATGGTGGTTTAAAAGGAAAGTGGTCCTTTCCGGCTGGGTTTGTTGATCCAGGAGAAACCGTGGATGAAGCTGCTGTGAGAGAAGTTTACGAAGAAACAGGTATTGTAGCCGAAACGATTGGAATTGCCGGTATTCGTTCCGGTGTGATTAATAACGATATAAGTGATAATTTAGTTGTTTTTCATATGAAGAGAACAGGAGGGACCGAAATAACGGAGACGGCAGAAATTGCAACTTGTGCCTTTCTAACAAAGGAAGAGCTTCTTGCAGATCCACGTACCTCTTCGATGATCCCCTCTTTCTTAAATGGAATGGATCAGTTTATGACAGAAATGAATCCTGGTAATCAGTTTCAGTACACCACATATAAATTGATGTATCATACGCCTAAGTAG